The Bacteroidia bacterium genome includes a window with the following:
- a CDS encoding DNA cytosine methyltransferase: MRFIDLFAGLGGFHKALHELGHECVFASELDPVLRDTYKKNWGKDINIHGDIRKIVKDNIDLIPDHDILCAGFPCQPFSKAGKQLGREDDRGTLFDEIVKILEARKPKYFILENVRFIAKHNNEETWKAMKVEFERLGYQVDHKDYSPHDFGIPQHRQRIFIVGSLGSNALDHFSFDKVDKYKKNVVELENFIEQNPVSAKQLPKSNQDCIRLWQDLIDALPKEVKIPGFPIWGMEFGADYPFEEQYPHLLSAKELGEYKGNFGISLKGMTKEEQLAHLPSYARVEDEFPDWKQRYIRQNRQFYKDNKKFIKEAVKQISKLPSQSWQKLEWNVGDSERKINNYLLQFRASGIRIKKPDFFPSLVCTNTQIPIIGWENRYITKKEGLKLQSLTGLKLPENDNAAFKALGNYLGVPLSGRAFRSNLFVRTSQKGFPLQSLTQKNIIKLAA, encoded by the coding sequence TTACACGAACTTGGCCACGAGTGTGTATTTGCAAGTGAACTCGACCCTGTATTAAGAGATACCTACAAAAAGAATTGGGGTAAAGACATTAACATTCACGGAGACATTAGGAAAATTGTAAAAGACAATATTGACTTAATTCCTGACCACGACATATTATGTGCAGGTTTCCCTTGTCAGCCATTTTCAAAAGCGGGTAAACAACTTGGACGAGAGGACGACAGAGGAACGCTGTTTGACGAAATTGTAAAAATTCTTGAGGCTCGAAAACCCAAATATTTCATTTTAGAGAATGTTCGATTCATTGCCAAGCACAATAACGAAGAAACTTGGAAAGCAATGAAAGTTGAGTTTGAGAGACTTGGGTATCAAGTTGACCATAAAGACTATTCCCCTCACGACTTTGGTATTCCACAGCATAGACAAAGAATATTTATTGTTGGCTCGCTAGGTTCAAATGCACTCGACCATTTTAGTTTTGACAAAGTAGATAAATACAAAAAAAATGTTGTTGAACTTGAAAATTTCATTGAACAGAATCCAGTTAGTGCAAAGCAACTACCTAAATCAAATCAAGATTGCATACGACTTTGGCAAGACTTAATTGATGCTTTACCAAAAGAGGTAAAAATCCCAGGTTTTCCAATTTGGGGAATGGAATTCGGAGCAGACTATCCATTTGAAGAACAATATCCTCATTTACTTTCTGCAAAAGAATTGGGCGAATACAAAGGAAATTTTGGGATTTCATTAAAAGGAATGACCAAGGAAGAACAATTAGCACATTTACCAAGCTACGCAAGAGTTGAAGATGAGTTTCCCGATTGGAAACAAAGATATATTAGGCAGAATAGGCAATTTTACAAAGACAACAAGAAGTTCATAAAAGAAGCAGTTAAACAAATTTCAAAGTTACCTTCTCAAAGTTGGCAAAAGTTAGAATGGAATGTTGGAGACAGCGAACGAAAAATCAATAATTATCTTTTGCAATTCAGAGCATCAGGCATTAGAATAAAAAAGCCTGATTTTTTCCCTTCCCTAGTTTGTACAAACACGCAAATTCCAATTATCGGTTGGGAAAACAGATACATTACAAAAAAAGAAGGATTAAAACTTCAATCTTTAACAGGCTTAAAACTACCTGAAAACGACAATGCAGCTTTCAAAGCATTAGGAAATTATTTGGGCGTTCCCCTATCGGGTCGGGCTTTCCGTTCCAATCTTTTTGTTCGTACCTCACAAAAAGGATTTCCACTTCAATCCCTAACGCAAAAAAACATAATCAAATTAGCAGCATAA